A region from the Bacillus sp. Marseille-P3661 genome encodes:
- the aroH gene encoding chorismate mutase: MIRGVRGAITVTKNDADEMVDNTKRLLDQMIDKNQIKPEDVAQVLISVTDDLDAVFPARAMRLLEGWTYVPVMCMKEITVQGALQKCIRVMMTINTDIAQEKIEHIYLEGATVLRPDLISNK, translated from the coding sequence GTGATTCGCGGGGTAAGAGGAGCTATAACTGTAACAAAAAATGATGCAGATGAAATGGTTGATAATACAAAGAGATTGTTAGACCAGATGATAGATAAAAATCAAATTAAACCTGAGGACGTTGCCCAAGTGCTAATTTCTGTTACGGATGACTTAGATGCGGTATTTCCTGCGAGGGCAATGCGCCTATTAGAGGGCTGGACATATGTTCCTGTTATGTGTATGAAAGAAATTACTGTTCAAGGTGCATTACAGAAATGTATTCGAGTAATGATGACGATCAATACGGATATTGCCCAAGAAAAGATTGAGCATATTTATCTAGAAGGGGCTACGGTATTAAGACCTGATTTAATATCCAATAAGTAA
- the ndk gene encoding nucleoside-diphosphate kinase, giving the protein MEKSFIMVKPDGVQRNLVGEIVARFEKKGFQLVGAKLMTVPKELAEEHYGEHKERPFFGELVDFITSSPVFAMVWEGENVIATARQMMGKTNPADALPGTIRGDFGLTVGKNVIHGSDSPESAEREINLWFKKEELSEYKKPVDEWVY; this is encoded by the coding sequence ATGGAAAAATCATTTATTATGGTAAAACCTGACGGTGTACAACGTAATCTAGTAGGGGAAATTGTTGCTCGTTTTGAAAAGAAAGGATTTCAACTAGTTGGTGCAAAATTAATGACAGTACCTAAAGAATTAGCTGAAGAGCATTATGGAGAACATAAAGAACGTCCTTTCTTTGGAGAATTGGTTGATTTTATTACTTCAAGTCCAGTATTTGCTATGGTTTGGGAAGGCGAAAATGTAATTGCAACAGCTCGTCAAATGATGGGTAAAACCAACCCTGCTGATGCGTTACCAGGTACTATTCGAGGTGACTTTGGATTAACAGTAGGTAAAAACGTTATCCATGGATCTGATTCACCGGAAAGTGCTGAGCGTGAGATTAACCTATGGTTCAAGAAAGAAGAGCTAAGTGAATACAAGAAGCCAGTTGATGAGTGGGTTTACTAA
- the aroC gene encoding chorismate synthase, whose translation MRYITAGESHGPQLTTILEGIPAQMPLVAEDINFELARRQKGHGRGRRMQIEKDTVQILSGVRHGKTLGSPITLVVENNDWTHWTKIMGSEPISENEEEEVKRKLTRPRPGHADLVGAIKYGHRDMRNVLERSSARETTVRVAAGAVAKKLLAELGITVAGHVLEIGGVKAENIEYKNLQELKERTENSPVRCLDEVAEKKMMAAIDQAKEEGDSIGGIVEVIIEGLPAGIGSYVHYDHKLDAKIAAAMVSINAFKGVEFGIGFEAASRPGSQVHDEIIWNKDSGYTRKTNNLGGFEGGMTTGMPIVVRGVMKPIPTLYKPLQSVDIDSKEPFEASIERSDSCAVPAASVVAEAVVAWEVAKAVVDQFGKDRIDLIRENIQQWNERARTY comes from the coding sequence ATGAGGTACATAACAGCAGGAGAATCACATGGACCACAGCTAACAACAATATTAGAAGGAATTCCAGCTCAAATGCCATTAGTAGCAGAAGATATAAACTTTGAATTAGCTCGTCGACAAAAGGGACATGGTCGGGGACGACGGATGCAAATTGAGAAAGATACAGTTCAGATATTAAGCGGTGTTAGACACGGTAAAACATTAGGTTCACCGATAACATTAGTTGTTGAAAATAATGACTGGACACATTGGACAAAGATTATGGGCAGTGAACCTATATCTGAAAATGAAGAGGAAGAGGTAAAACGTAAATTAACACGCCCTCGCCCAGGACATGCTGATTTAGTAGGCGCAATAAAGTATGGCCATCGCGATATGAGAAATGTATTAGAGCGCTCATCCGCAAGGGAAACAACTGTACGTGTTGCTGCTGGGGCTGTTGCGAAAAAATTATTAGCGGAGTTAGGGATAACAGTTGCAGGTCATGTCCTTGAAATAGGGGGCGTAAAGGCAGAAAACATTGAATATAAGAATTTACAAGAATTAAAAGAACGTACCGAAAATTCTCCTGTTCGATGCTTGGATGAAGTGGCTGAAAAGAAAATGATGGCTGCGATTGATCAAGCGAAAGAAGAGGGAGACTCTATTGGTGGGATTGTAGAAGTTATTATTGAAGGATTACCTGCAGGTATCGGAAGCTACGTTCATTATGACCATAAATTAGATGCTAAAATAGCTGCGGCAATGGTTAGTATTAACGCCTTCAAAGGTGTAGAATTCGGAATTGGTTTTGAAGCGGCCAGCCGTCCAGGCAGTCAAGTTCACGATGAAATTATCTGGAATAAAGATAGTGGCTATACACGAAAAACAAATAATTTAGGTGGTTTTGAAGGCGGCATGACAACAGGAATGCCTATTGTAGTTCGCGGTGTAATGAAACCAATACCAACATTATACAAACCATTACAAAGTGTAGATATCGATTCGAAAGAACCGTTTGAAGCGAGTATTGAACGATCAGATAGCTGTGCTGTACCTGCAGCAAGCGTTGTTGCGGAAGCAGTAGTGGCTTGGGAAGTAGCGAAGGCGGTAGTTGATCAGTTTGGCAAAGATCGTATTGATCTAATTCGCGAGAATATTCAACAGTGGAATGAAAGAGCGAGGACGTATTAA
- a CDS encoding HU family DNA-binding protein: MNKTDLINAVAESTELSKKDATKAVDAVFDAIMDSLQQGDKVQLIGFGNFEVRERAARKGRNPQTGDEIEIPASKVPAFKPGKALKDAVK, encoded by the coding sequence ATGAATAAAACAGATTTAATTAATGCAGTTGCTGAAAGCACTGAATTATCGAAAAAGGATGCTACAAAAGCTGTTGATGCTGTTTTCGATGCTATTATGGATTCGCTTCAGCAAGGTGACAAAGTTCAATTGATTGGTTTTGGTAACTTTGAAGTACGTGAGCGTGCAGCTCGTAAAGGACGCAATCCGCAAACTGGTGACGAAATTGAGATTCCAGCAAGTAAGGTACCAGCATTTAAACCTGGTAAAGCCCTTAAAGACGCTGTTAAGTAA
- a CDS encoding stage VI sporulation protein F has protein sequence MREFIPKSLFDKIETKTNIKSEDIINVADSIKDANLQDEETVRLLVKQLSSLANVPVSQDKEDSIVDAIINQKRPLDFREIDGNM, from the coding sequence GTGAGAGAATTCATACCTAAGAGTTTATTCGACAAAATTGAAACAAAAACAAATATTAAATCTGAGGATATTATTAATGTTGCTGATTCAATAAAAGATGCTAATTTACAGGATGAGGAAACAGTACGCCTTCTTGTAAAACAACTTTCATCACTTGCAAATGTTCCTGTTTCACAGGATAAAGAGGATTCGATAGTAGATGCGATTATTAATCAAAAACGACCTTTAGATTTTAGGGAAATTGACGGAAATATGTAG
- the mtrB gene encoding trp RNA-binding attenuation protein MtrB → MKNQPSTSNEFIVIKAKEDGVNVIGLTRGVDTRFHHSEKLDKGEIMIAQFTEHTSAIKIRGKAIVQTAHGEMSTDE, encoded by the coding sequence ATGAAGAATCAACCTTCTACAAGTAATGAATTTATCGTGATTAAGGCAAAAGAGGATGGTGTAAATGTGATCGGGCTTACAAGAGGTGTTGATACACGCTTTCATCATTCTGAAAAACTGGATAAAGGCGAAATTATGATTGCCCAATTTACGGAACATACCTCCGCAATAAAAATAAGAGGTAAAGCGATTGTTCAAACGGCACATGGTGAGATGAGTACAGACGAATAA
- a CDS encoding DUF2768 domain-containing protein, which produces MSPGLLKMWISFIGIGSMFLSVIIIYLSRYKLKGFFKAITAIIAYILMIVAGLIIFWVVMSGPVPE; this is translated from the coding sequence ATGTCACCAGGGTTATTAAAGATGTGGATCTCGTTTATTGGAATAGGAAGTATGTTCCTTTCCGTAATTATTATCTATTTAAGTCGTTATAAACTAAAAGGTTTTTTTAAAGCAATAACAGCAATTATTGCATACATACTGATGATTGTAGCCGGATTGATTATTTTCTGGGTGGTAATGAGTGGTCCTGTTCCTGAATGA
- a CDS encoding demethylmenaquinone methyltransferase → MGFSKEERVHSVFEKIYEKYDVMNSVISFKRHIAWRKDTMRRMNVQPGSAALDVCCGTADWTIALANAVGPTGKVTGLDFSQNMLKIGEQKVQNLHLDNITLVHGNAMELPFNDNTFDYVTIGFGLRNVPDYLQVLREMYRVVKPGGKVVCLETSQPTMFGFRQLYYLYFQFIMPMLGKLFAKSFEEYSWLQESAKDFPGQKELAQMFKQAGLINIKVKPYTGGVAAMHLGFKPDDK, encoded by the coding sequence ATGGGTTTTTCAAAGGAAGAACGCGTTCATAGTGTGTTTGAAAAAATATATGAAAAATATGATGTAATGAATTCTGTAATTAGTTTTAAACGTCATATTGCATGGCGGAAAGACACCATGAGAAGAATGAACGTTCAACCGGGTTCAGCTGCCCTTGATGTATGTTGTGGAACTGCTGATTGGACAATTGCTTTAGCAAATGCAGTCGGTCCAACAGGGAAAGTGACAGGATTAGACTTTAGTCAAAATATGTTGAAAATCGGCGAACAAAAGGTACAGAATTTACACCTTGACAATATTACATTAGTTCATGGTAATGCTATGGAATTACCATTTAATGATAATACTTTTGACTATGTTACGATCGGATTTGGTTTACGGAATGTTCCAGATTACCTGCAGGTGCTGAGGGAAATGTATAGGGTTGTTAAACCGGGCGGAAAAGTTGTTTGCTTAGAAACATCCCAACCAACAATGTTCGGATTTAGACAACTTTATTACCTTTACTTTCAATTTATAATGCCGATGTTAGGGAAACTTTTTGCAAAAAGTTTCGAGGAATATTCTTGGTTACAGGAATCTGCAAAAGACTTTCCGGGCCAAAAAGAACTAGCGCAAATGTTTAAACAAGCAGGACTTATTAACATTAAAGTGAAACCATACACCGGCGGTGTTGCAGCGATGCATTTGGGATTTAAACCGGATGATAAATAA
- the hepT gene encoding heptaprenyl diphosphate synthase component II, with translation MKLKKLYTFLNTDLDIIEKALEETIQSEHPVLKEASMHLLQAGGKRIRPVFVLLSAKFGNYDIDIVKNAAVALELIHTASLVHDDVIDNAELRRGKRTIKAEWDNRIAMYTGDYIFARSLELMTRVEKIKAHQVLSKTMVELCIGEIEQIKDKYNWDQNIRTYFRRIKRKTALLIATSCQLGAIAADAPAYIQRILYQYGYYVGMSFQITDDILDFTGTEKELGKPAGSDLMQGNITLPVLYALRNPNLREEIINTFDLENEKSINHVIALVKTSGGIQYSQEVSDHYLQKAYDIIKELPNCIEKTALHNIAKYIGKRKS, from the coding sequence ATGAAATTAAAAAAGCTTTACACATTTTTAAATACAGACCTTGATATTATTGAAAAAGCATTGGAAGAGACAATTCAGTCTGAACATCCAGTATTGAAGGAAGCATCGATGCATTTATTACAGGCTGGTGGAAAAAGAATCCGACCAGTCTTTGTGTTGTTATCCGCGAAGTTTGGAAATTATGATATAGATATTGTTAAAAATGCGGCAGTTGCCCTTGAATTAATCCATACAGCCTCACTGGTACATGATGATGTTATTGATAACGCGGAGCTGCGTAGAGGTAAACGGACTATTAAAGCAGAATGGGACAATCGTATTGCTATGTATACAGGCGATTATATCTTTGCACGGTCATTGGAATTAATGACAAGAGTTGAAAAGATTAAAGCGCATCAAGTTCTTTCTAAAACAATGGTTGAATTATGTATTGGTGAAATTGAACAAATCAAGGATAAATATAATTGGGATCAAAATATTCGTACATATTTTAGGAGAATCAAACGAAAAACAGCTCTTTTAATTGCCACTAGCTGTCAACTAGGTGCAATCGCTGCAGATGCACCTGCATATATTCAAAGGATACTGTATCAATACGGTTATTATGTTGGGATGTCTTTTCAAATAACGGACGACATTCTTGACTTTACAGGTACTGAAAAAGAATTGGGGAAACCTGCAGGCAGCGATTTAATGCAAGGTAATATTACCTTACCAGTTTTATATGCGTTACGTAATCCGAATCTCCGCGAGGAAATTATTAATACATTTGATTTAGAAAATGAGAAAAGTATTAACCATGTCATTGCATTAGTGAAGACATCTGGAGGAATCCAGTATTCACAGGAAGTAAGTGATCATTACTTACAGAAAGCATATGATATCATTAAGGAATTGCCTAATTGTATAGAGAAAACAGCTTTGCATAATATTGCTAAATATATTGGTAAGCGTAAATCGTAG
- the spoIVA gene encoding stage IV sporulation protein A, with protein sequence MEKVDIFKDIAERTGGDIYLGVVGAVRTGKSTFIKKFMELVVLPSIANEADKARAQDELPQSAAGRTIMTTEPKFVPNQAVAVNVNEGLEVNIRLVDCVGYTVPGAKGYEDENGPRMINTPWYEEPIPFHEAAEIGTRKVIQEHSTLGVVITTDGSIGEIPRADYLEAEERVIQELKDVGKPFIMIVNTVHPHHPDTERLRHELNEKYDIPVLAMSVESMREQDVINVLRETLYEFPVLEVNVNLPSWVMVLREEHWLRQSYQEAVKDTVKDIKRLRDVDRVVGHFGEYDFIEQASLAGIEMGQGIAEIDLYAPDDLYDQILKEVVGVEIRGKDHLLQLMQEFAHAKSEYDQVSDALKMVKQTGYGIAAPALQDMSLDEPEIIRQGSRFGVRLKAVAPSIHMVKVDVESEFAPIIGTEKQSEELVRYLMQDFEDDPLSIWNSDIFGRSLSSIVREGIQAKLSLMPENARYKLKETLERIINEGSGGLIAIIL encoded by the coding sequence ATGGAAAAAGTAGATATTTTTAAAGATATTGCAGAACGCACTGGCGGCGATATCTATCTAGGTGTGGTAGGTGCTGTTAGAACAGGTAAATCTACCTTTATCAAGAAATTTATGGAGTTAGTCGTTTTACCAAGTATCGCAAATGAAGCGGATAAAGCCCGTGCTCAAGACGAACTACCACAGAGTGCAGCAGGTCGAACGATCATGACAACAGAACCTAAATTCGTCCCAAATCAGGCGGTTGCCGTGAATGTTAACGAGGGGCTGGAAGTCAATATAAGATTAGTAGATTGTGTGGGTTATACAGTTCCTGGAGCTAAAGGCTATGAAGATGAGAACGGGCCTAGAATGATTAATACACCATGGTATGAAGAGCCTATTCCTTTTCATGAAGCTGCTGAAATTGGAACGAGAAAGGTCATCCAGGAACATTCCACATTAGGAGTGGTCATTACTACAGATGGTTCAATAGGAGAAATTCCACGTGCAGATTATCTCGAAGCCGAAGAACGTGTAATCCAAGAGTTAAAGGATGTTGGCAAACCCTTTATTATGATTGTGAACACTGTTCATCCACATCATCCTGATACAGAACGCTTAAGACATGAGTTAAATGAAAAGTATGATATTCCTGTATTAGCAATGAGTGTAGAAAGTATGCGTGAGCAAGATGTAATTAATGTACTTCGGGAAACATTATATGAATTCCCTGTACTCGAAGTGAATGTGAATCTGCCTAGCTGGGTAATGGTTTTAAGAGAGGAACATTGGTTACGTCAAAGTTACCAAGAAGCTGTAAAAGACACTGTAAAGGATATTAAACGTTTGAGAGATGTAGATAGGGTAGTGGGTCATTTTGGTGAGTATGATTTTATTGAGCAGGCAAGTCTTGCCGGTATTGAAATGGGGCAAGGAATTGCAGAAATTGATTTATATGCACCAGATGATTTATATGATCAAATCTTGAAGGAAGTTGTTGGTGTTGAGATAAGAGGGAAAGATCACTTATTACAGTTAATGCAAGAATTTGCTCATGCAAAGTCAGAATATGATCAAGTTTCAGATGCATTAAAAATGGTAAAACAAACCGGCTATGGTATTGCTGCACCGGCCCTGCAAGATATGAGTCTGGATGAGCCGGAAATTATCCGTCAAGGCTCAAGATTTGGGGTTCGATTAAAAGCTGTGGCTCCGTCTATTCATATGGTTAAGGTAGACGTTGAGTCAGAATTTGCACCTATCATCGGGACTGAAAAACAAAGTGAAGAACTTGTTCGCTACTTAATGCAAGATTTCGAAGATGATCCACTATCTATTTGGAATTCTGACATTTTTGGCCGTTCGTTAAGTTCGATCGTTCGAGAAGGAATCCAAGCAAAGTTATCATTAATGCCTGAGAATGCGCGCTATAAATTAAAAGAAACTTTAGAAAGAATCATTAATGAAGGATCCGGTGGATTAATTGCCATCATCTTATAA
- the folE gene encoding GTP cyclohydrolase I FolE — protein sequence MVDVNHEQIEYAVRLILEAVGEDPNREGLLDTPKRVAKMYAEVFSGIGKDPKEYFDTIFSEQHEELVLVKDIPFYSMCEHHLVPFFGKAHVGYIPKGGKVVGLSKLARAVETVAMRPQLQERITTTVADAIVEKLSPYGVMVVVEAEHMCMTMRGVKKPGSKTVTSAVRGIFEKDSAARAEVLSLIKE from the coding sequence ATCGTGGATGTTAATCATGAACAAATAGAATATGCCGTTCGTTTAATTTTAGAAGCGGTCGGTGAGGATCCGAATCGAGAAGGTTTACTAGATACGCCAAAACGTGTAGCTAAAATGTATGCTGAGGTGTTTTCTGGAATTGGTAAGGATCCCAAAGAGTATTTTGACACTATTTTTAGTGAACAACATGAAGAACTTGTATTAGTAAAGGACATTCCTTTTTATTCAATGTGTGAACACCATTTGGTTCCCTTCTTTGGAAAGGCACATGTTGGATACATTCCAAAAGGTGGAAAAGTGGTAGGTTTAAGTAAATTAGCTAGAGCTGTAGAAACTGTAGCAATGCGCCCTCAACTACAAGAAAGAATTACTACCACAGTTGCTGATGCTATTGTTGAGAAACTCAGTCCATACGGTGTGATGGTTGTTGTTGAAGCTGAACATATGTGTATGACAATGAGAGGTGTTAAAAAGCCAGGTTCAAAAACAGTTACTTCAGCTGTAAGAGGTATTTTTGAAAAAGACTCAGCTGCTCGGGCAGAGGTTTTATCTTTAATTAAAGAATAG
- the aroB gene encoding 3-dehydroquinate synthase, giving the protein METLTISTGSKTYPLYIGSKIRYEIQSIIDNLNRSISSVLIITDANVAPLFLDDITESLTVGSNMVYSYTVPGGEEAKSFQHYYDILTYALEKDLDRKSLIIALGGGVVGDLAGFVAATFMRGIPFIQMPTTLLAHDSSVGGKVAVNHPLGKNMIGAFYQPEAVIYDIDTLGTLPETEWRSGFAEVIKHALIGDRDFYGWLRTEIDSLADLRDQKLQYALAKGISVKARVVGEDEKENGIRAHLNFGHTLGHAIEASMGYGKVSHGDAVAMGMLFAIRVSEQYYQTDLYLNEYRKWFSQLNFPHIPSKLDANKLLQLMKKDKKTESGTIRMVLMKEIGKVETIKLTDEFIFEILKDELEEVWTK; this is encoded by the coding sequence ATGGAAACATTAACAATTTCCACTGGTTCTAAAACGTATCCTTTGTATATTGGCAGCAAAATTCGATATGAAATTCAATCAATAATCGATAATCTAAATCGATCGATTTCGTCAGTACTTATCATAACGGATGCGAATGTAGCTCCATTATTCTTAGATGATATTACAGAGTCTTTAACTGTCGGATCTAATATGGTGTACTCCTATACCGTACCTGGTGGTGAAGAGGCAAAATCGTTTCAGCATTACTACGATATCTTAACATATGCACTTGAAAAAGATTTAGATCGTAAATCGTTAATCATAGCCTTAGGTGGCGGAGTGGTTGGCGATTTAGCTGGATTTGTTGCAGCTACCTTTATGCGCGGCATTCCTTTTATTCAGATGCCAACCACTTTGCTTGCTCATGATAGTAGTGTAGGTGGGAAGGTAGCTGTAAATCATCCACTGGGAAAAAATATGATTGGTGCATTTTATCAACCTGAAGCGGTGATTTATGATATTGATACCCTAGGGACATTACCGGAAACAGAATGGCGTTCAGGTTTTGCTGAGGTCATTAAACATGCTCTTATTGGTGATCGGGATTTTTATGGATGGCTTAGAACGGAAATAGATTCTTTAGCTGACCTTCGTGATCAAAAACTACAATATGCACTTGCAAAAGGAATATCTGTAAAAGCAAGAGTTGTTGGAGAAGATGAAAAAGAAAATGGCATTAGAGCTCATTTGAATTTCGGCCATACACTTGGACATGCGATCGAGGCAAGTATGGGCTATGGAAAGGTTAGCCATGGTGATGCTGTAGCGATGGGGATGTTATTTGCAATCAGAGTTAGTGAACAATATTATCAAACTGATTTATATTTAAACGAATATCGAAAGTGGTTCAGTCAATTAAACTTTCCGCATATACCATCAAAATTAGATGCGAACAAGCTTCTTCAACTTATGAAGAAAGATAAAAAGACTGAATCAGGAACGATTCGAATGGTTTTAATGAAAGAGATTGGAAAAGTTGAGACAATTAAGTTAACAGATGAATTTATTTTTGAAATTCTCAAAGATGAATTAGAGGAGGTATGGACAAAGTGA
- a CDS encoding CheR family methyltransferase, translated as MNDYQDFISNVYKKTGIDLACYKEAQMKRRLTSLYEKKGYRTFREFFSAMSTESELFDEFLDRMTINVSEFYRNGKRWEVLENKIIPKLLEKNKRLKVWSAACSTGEEPYTIAMILSKFLPLSQIQVLATDIDVTVMNRAKIGIYSERSLIEVPSDIKVKYFTKDGQFYQVKDEIKNTVTFKKQNLLADKFEGNFNLIVCRNVLIYFTEEAKETLYKKFSDALSKDGIFFVGSTEQIFSPSIYGLETEDTFFYRKK; from the coding sequence ATAAACGACTATCAAGATTTCATATCAAACGTCTATAAAAAGACAGGAATCGATTTAGCTTGTTATAAAGAAGCCCAAATGAAACGGCGCCTTACGTCTTTATATGAAAAAAAAGGATATAGAACCTTTCGGGAATTTTTTAGTGCAATGTCAACCGAAAGTGAGCTATTCGATGAATTCTTAGACCGGATGACAATCAATGTTTCTGAGTTTTATCGTAATGGTAAAAGATGGGAAGTTCTGGAAAACAAGATAATACCAAAGTTACTAGAAAAGAATAAACGCCTAAAAGTGTGGAGTGCAGCATGTTCAACTGGTGAGGAACCATATACAATTGCTATGATTTTATCTAAATTTCTCCCGCTGTCACAAATTCAAGTACTTGCGACAGATATTGATGTGACAGTGATGAACCGAGCTAAAATTGGTATTTATTCGGAAAGGTCATTAATTGAGGTCCCATCGGATATTAAAGTTAAGTATTTTACAAAAGATGGGCAGTTTTATCAGGTCAAGGACGAAATAAAAAATACTGTCACATTTAAAAAACAAAATCTACTGGCTGATAAGTTTGAAGGTAACTTCAATTTGATAGTATGTCGTAATGTGCTTATTTATTTTACGGAAGAGGCAAAGGAGACTCTCTATAAGAAATTTAGCGATGCTCTATCAAAGGATGGAATATTTTTCGTTGGGAGTACAGAACAAATTTTTAGTCCTTCTATTTATGGGTTAGAAACCGAAGACACCTTTTTTTATCGTAAAAAATAA
- a CDS encoding heptaprenyl diphosphate synthase component 1: MSVNDIYEDIWHIKMDIDQRIKHPYLMKFINVPIIDEQKLFLLYIILKQSNMSRSQIRDYILPTMLIQIALDTHEFVNNDGLDEDNPNTKSQQLTVLAGDYFSGLYYYLLATIDDIPMIKLLSNAVKVINEEKISVYQKDANELAELMDSVATVNSLLIQKVAEFTKRPDLKEVTKELLLIFKLDEEKQKYKENKYSVVIDGISSIIAKQKKPFQTDSTQILTVINSQVRNSFENIERILIKDPKLKELLEDKLTECCETMGLVKRKAVKEG, from the coding sequence ATGAGCGTGAACGACATCTATGAGGATATCTGGCATATAAAAATGGACATAGATCAACGAATCAAGCATCCTTATTTAATGAAGTTTATTAATGTCCCGATTATAGATGAACAAAAATTGTTTTTATTGTATATTATACTTAAACAATCTAATATGTCACGATCGCAAATAAGGGATTATATTCTTCCAACAATGCTCATCCAAATTGCGTTAGATACACATGAATTTGTTAATAACGATGGGTTGGACGAAGATAATCCAAATACGAAAAGTCAGCAGTTAACGGTTCTTGCTGGCGACTATTTTAGTGGTTTATATTATTATTTATTAGCTACAATCGATGATATCCCGATGATAAAATTACTCTCCAATGCAGTTAAAGTAATCAACGAGGAGAAGATATCTGTTTATCAGAAGGACGCAAACGAATTGGCGGAGTTAATGGATAGCGTTGCCACAGTAAATTCACTGCTAATACAAAAAGTAGCAGAATTTACAAAAAGACCTGATCTGAAAGAAGTTACTAAGGAATTATTATTAATATTTAAACTTGATGAAGAGAAACAGAAATACAAAGAAAACAAATACTCAGTTGTCATAGATGGTATAAGTTCAATAATAGCAAAACAAAAAAAACCTTTCCAAACCGATTCAACTCAAATATTAACGGTTATTAATTCTCAAGTAAGGAATTCGTTTGAAAATATTGAGCGAATCCTTATTAAAGATCCTAAGTTAAAAGAACTCCTTGAGGATAAACTAACGGAGTGTTGCGAAACAATGGGATTAGTTAAAAGGAAAGCTGTGAAAGAAGGGTGA